A single region of the Tigriopus californicus strain San Diego chromosome 8, Tcal_SD_v2.1, whole genome shotgun sequence genome encodes:
- the LOC131884756 gene encoding putative ascorbate peroxidase produces the protein MAFFAIEFGLGPRLGTALSGAHTLGGAAGAAGSGFLGFWKENATEAAKFDARYFSLMADPDLNWNLVNAALQTNANSPRWQWEGFRDNEQVSFMLNSDVALLLDIQPNAEGRSSCNFDTCQQSQTAILVKIYGRFPNFWIRDFSVAFTRMVEN, from the exons ATGGCCTTCTTTGCCATCGAATTTGGATTGGGCCCCCGCTTGGGCACAGCGCTCTCCGGGGCTCATACCCTGGGAGGAGCTGCTGGAGCTGCTGGGTCCGGGTTCCTTGGATTTTGGAAAGAAA ACGCAACTGAAGCGGCCAAGTTTGATGCTAGATACTTCAGCCTCATGGCTGACCCAGACCTCAATTGGAATCTTGTCAATGCAGCTCTGCAGACAAATGCCAACTCCCCAAGATGGCAATGGGAAGGGTTCCGAGACAATGAGCAG GTATCCTTCATGCTTAACTCGGATGTGGCCTTGCTTCTGGACATTCAGCCAAACGCCGA GGGTCGGAGCTCCTGCAATTTTGACACTTGTCAGCAATCCCAGACAGCAATTCTGGTCAAAATCTATGGCCGATTCCCCAACTTCTGGATACGAGACTTCTCTGTGGCATTCACAAGAATGGTTGAAAACTAG